A single window of Malus sylvestris chromosome 5, drMalSylv7.2, whole genome shotgun sequence DNA harbors:
- the LOC126624726 gene encoding LOW QUALITY PROTEIN: uncharacterized protein LOC126624726 (The sequence of the model RefSeq protein was modified relative to this genomic sequence to represent the inferred CDS: deleted 1 base in 1 codon) — translation MAECLASPLCMKLQMRRSYVKEEGSVPRSSRLQKVQSRKYSYGRCKTVPFLTWRMCEFTALGISNVKVGPFSEASSKCACLGSLVGSDGAIASDWVPIADQVLLTASVFLTYMAGVIPGRTSSSTFRKGISNDNVGCETSTASGSGRKNDNPENSGYALDAVKRKLSDSLQAFELGGNLGDRVLQREGYTAKRPLSLNAVADGPRLRLLWASFLRIEEEVINISNSGIYKLDECLTDFSDVIRKSCQPVCMSWLETELHLLNSKPTKALVTLMDGKLDGDNTVLQNIRNSGKEDLYAELMCFLSFGSLREGCCYDGSLFKKHGVSILEDLVISLADGIVSIYLELISVDSNFSDEMDNLPLTLCTLSTRALQRLRNEVALYQWLYQNLEAVASMYEDRFDLWTFQSQLIEESNNSWTENYSGGSGLAGKNLTLRHQHYIRL, via the exons atgGCGGAATGTCTGGCTTCGCCATTATGTATGAAGCTGCAGATGCGGAGAAGTTATGTCAAAGAGGAAGGCTCTGTACCCCGGAGTTCACGTCTGCAGAAAGTGCAAAG TAGGAAGTATTCGTATGGAAGGTGCAAGACAGTTCCATTTCTGACCTGGAGAATGTGTGAGTTCACTGCTCTTGGCATTTCAAATGTGAAAGTTGGTCCTTTTTCTGAGGCTTCCTCGAAATGTGCTTGCTTGGGGTCTTTGGTAGGCTCTGATGGTGCAATAGCCTCTGATTGGGTACCTATTGCTGATCAAGTGCTTCTGACAGCCAGTGTATTTCTCACATATATGGCTGGAGTAATTCCTGGTCGGACCTCTAGTTCAACTTTTCGAAAGGGCATCTCCAATGACAATGTGGGCTGTGAAACCTCAACTGCTTCTGGTAG TGGAAGAAAGAATGATAATCCAGAAAATTCAGGTTATGCCTTGGATGCAGTGAAAAGGAAACTTTCAGATTCACTCCAAGCTTTTGAACTTGGGGGTAATTTGGGAGACAGGGTCCTTCAACGTGAGGGATACACTGCAAAGCgacccttaagtttgaatgctGTTGCTGATGGTCCAAGATTAAGATTGCTCTGGGCATCATTTCTGCGAATTGAGGAAGAG GTGATTAATATCTCAAATTctggaatttataaattggatGAGTGCTTGACGGATTTTTCTGATGTTATACGAAAGTCGTGTCAGCCTGTTTGCATGAGCTGGTTAGAAACAGAACTTCATCTTTTAAACAGCAAGCCTACCAAG GCACTTGTTACGCTGATGGATGGAAAGTTAGATGGAGACAATACTGTTTTACAGAACATCAGGAACTCAGGCAAGGAAGACCTTTATGCAGAACTAATGTGCTTTCTAAGCTTCGGTTCTCTCAG GGAGGGATGCTGTTATGACGGTAGTCTGTTTAAGAAACACGGAGTTTCCATACTGGAAGATTTGGTGATAAGTTTAGCAGACGGGATAGTAAGCATATATTTGGAGCTTATTTCTGTTGACAGCAATTTCTCAGATGAAATGGATAACCTGCCTTTGACATTGTGTACATTGTCAACAAGAGCACTCCAAAGATTACGAAATGAG GTAGCTTTGTACCAATGGTTGTATCAAAATTTGGAGGCAGTTGCATCAATGTATGAGGATCGATTTGATTTATGGACATTTCAGAGCCAACTCATCGAGGAGTCAAACAATAGCTGGACTGAGAATTAT AGTGGTGGAAGTGGCTTAGCCGGAAAAAATCTGACACTGCGTCATCAACATTACATCAGGTTGTGA